A window of the Bacteroides thetaiotaomicron VPI-5482 genome harbors these coding sequences:
- the gnd gene encoding decarboxylating NADP(+)-dependent phosphogluconate dehydrogenase, giving the protein MANQNKTDIGLIGLAVMGENLALNMESKGWHVSVYNRTVPGVEEGVVDRFMNGRAKGKNIEGFTDIKAFVESIATPRKIMMMVRAGSPVDELMDQLFPLLSPGDILIDGGNSNYEDTNRRVKLAESKGFLFVGSGVSGGEEGALNGASIMPGGSEKAWPEVKPVLQSIAAKAPDGTPCCQWVGPAGSGHFVKMIHNGIEYGDMQLIAEAYWVMKNLIDLTNEEMADVFARWNEGKLRSYLIEITSNILRHKDKSGGYLIDKILDAAGQKGTGKWSVINAMELGMPLGLIATAVFERSLSAQKELRHLASKQFLCKHTLPIYNKAELVKEIFSALYASKLVSYAQGFAVLQRASDSFGWNLDLASIARMWRGGCIIRSIFLNDIAAAFEAADKPKHLLLAPYFREEIKSLLPGWKNLVAEAMKEELPVPAFSSALNYFYSLTSDNLPANLVQAQRDYFGAHTFERKDELRGQFFHENWTGHGGETKSGTYNV; this is encoded by the coding sequence ATGGCAAATCAGAATAAAACAGATATCGGGTTGATCGGTCTGGCAGTGATGGGTGAGAACCTTGCTTTGAATATGGAAAGCAAGGGCTGGCACGTCTCTGTTTACAATCGTACCGTCCCCGGAGTGGAAGAAGGAGTAGTAGACCGCTTCATGAATGGTCGTGCAAAAGGTAAAAACATTGAAGGTTTTACAGATATAAAGGCTTTTGTGGAATCAATCGCCACCCCTCGCAAGATTATGATGATGGTACGTGCCGGCAGTCCGGTAGACGAACTGATGGATCAGCTTTTCCCTTTGCTTTCTCCCGGAGATATTCTGATTGACGGTGGTAATTCTAATTACGAAGATACCAATCGCCGTGTAAAATTAGCAGAATCGAAAGGCTTCTTGTTTGTAGGAAGCGGAGTGTCGGGCGGTGAGGAAGGTGCGTTGAACGGTGCTTCCATCATGCCCGGAGGATCGGAGAAAGCGTGGCCGGAAGTGAAGCCTGTCTTGCAGAGCATCGCGGCGAAAGCGCCGGACGGAACTCCCTGTTGCCAGTGGGTAGGCCCTGCCGGATCGGGACATTTTGTGAAGATGATTCACAATGGTATCGAATACGGTGATATGCAGTTGATCGCCGAGGCTTACTGGGTGATGAAGAATCTCATTGATCTGACGAATGAGGAGATGGCGGACGTTTTTGCCCGTTGGAATGAAGGGAAGTTGCGCAGTTATCTGATTGAGATTACTTCTAATATTTTGCGTCACAAGGATAAATCCGGTGGGTATCTGATCGATAAGATTCTCGATGCTGCCGGACAGAAGGGGACGGGAAAGTGGTCTGTCATCAATGCGATGGAGTTGGGGATGCCGTTGGGCTTGATTGCCACGGCGGTGTTCGAACGCAGTCTGTCGGCTCAGAAGGAGTTGCGTCATCTGGCTTCCAAGCAGTTCTTGTGCAAGCATACATTACCTATATATAATAAGGCGGAATTGGTGAAGGAGATATTTTCTGCGCTTTACGCTTCCAAGCTGGTGTCGTATGCGCAGGGTTTTGCTGTGTTGCAGCGGGCTTCTGATTCTTTCGGATGGAATCTGGATTTGGCTTCCATTGCCCGTATGTGGCGTGGGGGATGTATCATCCGCAGTATTTTCCTGAATGATATAGCTGCTGCTTTTGAGGCGGCGGATAAGCCGAAGCATTTGTTGCTGGCTCCTTACTTCCGTGAGGAGATCAAGTCTTTGCTCCCCGGATGGAAGAATCTGGTGGCGGAGGCGATGAAGGAGGAATTGCCTGTTCCGGCTTTCTCTTCGGCTTTGAATTATTTTTATTCGCTGACTTCTGACAATTTACCTGCCAATCTGGTGCAGGCGCAACGAGATTATTTCGGTGCGCATACGTTTGAGAGGAAGGATGAGCTGCGCGGACAGTTCTTTCATGAGAATTGGACGGGGCACGGAGGGGAGACGAAGTCGG
- a CDS encoding AMP-binding protein, producing MEKSFIAYIENSIKNNWDLDALTDYKGATLQYKDVARKIEKLHIIFEESGIRKGDKIAVCGRNSSHWGVTFLATLTYGAVIVPILHEFKADNVHNIVNHSEAKLLFVGDMVWENLNESAMPLLEGILMMNDFTLLVSRSERLTHAREHLNEMFGKKYPKNFRKEHIEYHKDEPEELAVINYTSGTTSYSKGVMLPYRSLWSNTKFAYEVLELKAGDKIVSMLPMAHMYGLAFEFLYEFSVGCHIYFLTRMPSPKIIFQAFEEVKPNLIVAVPLIIEKIIKKSVLPKLETPTMKILLKVPIINDKIKATIREEMIKAFGGNFREIIVGGAAFNQEVEQFLKMIDFPYTVGYGMTECGPIICYEDWTRFKPGSCGKAAPRMDVRVLSSDPENIVGEIVCKGPNVMLGYYKNSEATEAVIDKDGWLHTGDLALMDAEGNITIKGRSKNLLLSASGQNIYPEEIEDKLNNLPYVSESIIVQQNEKLVGLVYPDFDEAFAHGLKNEDIERVMEENRVALNAMLPAYSQILKMKIYPEEFEKTPKKSIKRYLYQEAKG from the coding sequence ATGGAAAAGAGTTTTATAGCTTACATTGAAAATAGTATCAAGAACAATTGGGACTTAGACGCCCTGACAGATTATAAGGGAGCCACCCTTCAGTATAAAGACGTTGCTCGAAAAATCGAAAAACTCCATATCATCTTTGAAGAAAGCGGAATCCGCAAGGGAGACAAAATCGCCGTTTGCGGCCGAAACAGTTCCCATTGGGGAGTCACTTTCCTCGCCACACTGACGTATGGAGCAGTCATCGTCCCCATCCTTCACGAGTTCAAGGCGGACAATGTGCACAACATCGTCAACCACTCCGAAGCCAAATTACTATTTGTAGGAGACATGGTGTGGGAAAACCTCAACGAATCGGCAATGCCCCTGCTGGAAGGTATTCTGATGATGAACGACTTCACCTTACTGGTATCACGCAGCGAACGCTTGACGCACGCACGTGAACATCTGAACGAAATGTTCGGCAAGAAATATCCGAAGAACTTCCGCAAAGAACACATCGAATACCATAAGGATGAACCCGAAGAACTGGCAGTAATCAACTACACGTCCGGCACAACGAGCTACTCAAAAGGAGTCATGCTCCCCTACCGCAGCCTCTGGTCGAACACCAAGTTCGCGTATGAAGTGCTCGAACTGAAAGCCGGAGACAAGATCGTCTCCATGCTTCCTATGGCACATATGTACGGACTGGCCTTCGAGTTCCTCTATGAGTTCTCCGTCGGCTGCCATATCTACTTCCTCACCCGTATGCCGAGTCCGAAGATTATCTTCCAGGCATTCGAAGAAGTAAAACCGAATCTCATCGTCGCCGTTCCACTCATCATCGAAAAGATTATCAAGAAGAGCGTACTCCCGAAACTGGAAACGCCGACCATGAAAATCTTACTCAAAGTACCCATCATCAACGACAAGATAAAAGCAACCATACGCGAAGAAATGATCAAAGCGTTCGGTGGAAACTTCAGAGAAATCATCGTAGGTGGAGCAGCTTTCAACCAGGAGGTGGAACAATTCCTTAAAATGATAGACTTCCCTTATACAGTAGGCTACGGCATGACAGAATGCGGTCCGATCATCTGCTACGAAGACTGGACAAGATTCAAGCCGGGTTCGTGCGGAAAAGCCGCGCCGCGTATGGACGTACGGGTGCTGTCTTCCGATCCGGAAAATATCGTTGGCGAAATCGTCTGCAAAGGGCCTAACGTAATGCTGGGATATTACAAGAACAGCGAAGCGACAGAAGCAGTGATCGACAAAGACGGCTGGCTGCACACAGGCGACCTCGCCTTGATGGACGCCGAAGGCAATATCACCATCAAGGGACGCAGCAAGAACCTGTTGCTCAGCGCCAGCGGACAGAACATCTACCCCGAAGAAATCGAAGATAAACTGAACAATCTGCCATACGTATCGGAAAGCATCATCGTACAGCAGAACGAGAAACTCGTCGGACTGGTTTATCCGGACTTTGACGAAGCATTCGCCCATGGTCTGAAGAATGAGGACATCGAACGGGTAATGGAAGAAAACCGCGTAGCACTGAACGCCATGTTACCGGCATACAGCCAAATACTAAAAATGAAGATATATCCCGAAGAATTTGAAAAGACCCCGAAGAAGAGCATCAAACGCTATCTGTATCAGGAAGCGAAAGGATAA
- a CDS encoding LA_2272 family surface repeat-containing protein, with the protein MKIIKTIFTAAVLMAAVCLPAQNKSAGINLSLWKDICTQPYDSTQTTYVNLGLLSTLNRLNGVGINALGSVIHGDMNGVQITGLANLAGGTMRGVQIAGVSNISGNNTVGLSAAGLVNITGDGSKGVIISGLTGIGGDNNSGVMISGLMNVTGNMASGFQFSGVSNITGQSFNGMMTSGLLNVVGENMNGLQIAGIANITAKDLNGAQIGLCNYATKAHGFQIGLVNYYREDMKGLQLGLVNANPDTRIQMMVYGGNVTPANIGVRFKNQLFYTILGVGAFDQNLNDKFSISTSYRAGLAVPVYKGLSISGDLGFQHIETCSNKGEVIPRRLYGLQARANLEYQISKKFGIFATGGYGLTRYYNKSGNFDKGAIIEAGIVLF; encoded by the coding sequence ATGAAGATAATAAAGACAATATTCACGGCAGCTGTTCTGATGGCTGCCGTTTGTTTGCCGGCACAGAACAAGAGTGCGGGCATCAACCTTTCCTTATGGAAAGACATCTGCACACAGCCGTATGACAGCACTCAGACGACTTATGTAAACCTCGGTCTGCTGTCTACGCTGAACCGTCTCAACGGCGTTGGCATCAACGCGCTGGGAAGCGTCATTCATGGAGATATGAACGGAGTACAGATCACAGGATTAGCCAATCTTGCCGGTGGTACGATGCGGGGTGTTCAGATAGCGGGTGTCAGCAATATCAGCGGAAACAACACCGTAGGGCTTTCCGCCGCCGGACTAGTGAATATCACAGGCGACGGCTCAAAGGGGGTCATTATTTCGGGACTTACCGGCATCGGTGGAGACAACAACTCGGGAGTAATGATAAGCGGTCTGATGAATGTGACGGGAAACATGGCTTCGGGATTTCAGTTTTCCGGCGTGTCAAATATCACGGGACAGAGTTTCAACGGTATGATGACTTCCGGACTCTTGAATGTGGTAGGCGAAAACATGAACGGTCTGCAGATTGCCGGTATCGCCAATATCACCGCAAAAGACCTGAATGGCGCACAGATCGGGTTATGCAACTATGCGACGAAGGCTCATGGCTTTCAGATCGGTCTGGTCAATTACTACAGGGAAGATATGAAAGGATTACAACTCGGCCTCGTGAACGCGAATCCCGATACAAGAATACAAATGATGGTATATGGCGGTAACGTCACGCCCGCCAACATAGGAGTGCGTTTCAAGAACCAACTGTTTTATACGATCTTGGGAGTGGGTGCATTCGATCAGAATCTGAACGATAAATTTTCTATCAGCACGTCTTACCGTGCCGGATTGGCGGTACCTGTTTACAAAGGTTTGTCCATTAGCGGTGACCTCGGATTCCAGCATATAGAAACGTGCTCCAACAAGGGTGAAGTGATTCCCCGACGCCTTTATGGATTGCAGGCACGAGCGAATCTGGAATATCAGATCAGCAAGAAATTCGGCATCTTTGCCACCGGTGGTTACGGACTGACACGGTATTACAACAAATCCGGTAATTTCGATAAAGGAGCGATCATAGAAGCAGGTATTGTCCTCTTCTAA
- a CDS encoding dicarboxylate/amino acid:cation symporter produces MKKIKIGLLPRIIIAIILGIAIGTIFPAPLVRIFVTFNGIFSEFLNFSIPLIIVGLVTVAIADIGKGAGKMLLVTALIAYGATLFSGFLSYFTGVTVFPSLIEVGVPLEEVSEAHGILPYFSVSIPPLMNVMTALILAFTLGLGLAALHSDALKSVARDFQKIVVRMISAVILPLLPLYIFGIFLNMTHSGQVYAILMVFIKIIGVIFLLHIFLLVFQYSIAALFVRKNPFRLLGRMMPAYFTALGTQSSAATIPVTLEQTKKNGVSADIAGFVIPLCATIHLSGSTLKIVACALALMMMQGMPFDFPLFAGFIFMLGITMVAAPGVPGGAIMAALGILQSMLGFDESAQALMIALYIAMDSFGTACNVTGDGAIALIIDKVMGKGTGK; encoded by the coding sequence ATGAAGAAGATTAAGATCGGCCTGCTGCCACGCATCATTATTGCTATCATCTTAGGTATTGCCATTGGCACTATTTTTCCGGCTCCGCTGGTGCGAATATTCGTTACGTTCAACGGAATTTTCAGTGAATTTCTTAACTTCTCCATCCCGCTCATTATCGTCGGACTGGTCACCGTAGCCATTGCCGACATCGGCAAAGGTGCAGGAAAGATGCTGCTTGTCACCGCCCTCATCGCTTACGGTGCGACGCTCTTCTCCGGCTTCCTGTCCTACTTCACCGGTGTCACCGTGTTCCCCTCGCTCATCGAAGTGGGCGTACCGCTCGAAGAAGTCAGCGAAGCGCACGGCATTCTCCCCTACTTCTCCGTATCCATCCCTCCGCTGATGAATGTCATGACGGCATTGATCCTTGCCTTCACACTGGGATTGGGACTGGCGGCACTGCACAGCGATGCTCTGAAGAGTGTAGCACGGGATTTTCAGAAAATCGTCGTACGCATGATCAGTGCGGTCATCCTGCCTTTGCTGCCGCTTTACATCTTCGGCATTTTCCTGAATATGACTCATTCCGGACAAGTATATGCCATTCTGATGGTCTTTATCAAAATCATCGGAGTTATCTTTCTGTTGCATATCTTCCTGCTCGTCTTTCAGTATTCCATTGCGGCACTCTTTGTCCGTAAGAATCCGTTCCGGTTGCTGGGCAGGATGATGCCGGCCTATTTCACCGCATTGGGCACGCAATCGTCCGCAGCCACCATTCCGGTGACGCTGGAGCAGACGAAGAAGAACGGAGTATCCGCCGACATTGCAGGATTCGTGATTCCGCTCTGCGCCACCATTCACCTGTCCGGCAGCACGCTGAAAATCGTGGCCTGCGCACTGGCACTGATGATGATGCAGGGAATGCCGTTCGACTTCCCGCTGTTTGCCGGATTCATCTTTATGCTGGGCATCACGATGGTAGCCGCACCGGGCGTTCCGGGAGGAGCCATCATGGCGGCACTCGGTATCCTGCAATCGATGCTCGGCTTCGACGAGTCGGCACAGGCACTGATGATCGCGCTCTACATCGCCATGGACAGTTTCGGTACTGCCTGCAACGTGACGGGCGACGGAGCCATCGCGTTGATCATAGACAAAGTGATGGGAAAAGGAACGGGAAAATAA
- a CDS encoding fructose-1,6-bisphosphatase has translation MTAQSNITPESIVGDLRYLQLLSRSFPTIADASTEIINLEAILNLPKGTEHFLTDIHGEYEAFQHVLKNASGAVKRKVNEIFGNTLREAEKKELCTLIYYPEEKIQLVKAREKDLDDWYLITLNQLVKVCQNVSSKYTRSKVRKSLPAEFSYIIQELLHETSVEPNKHAYINVIISTIISTKRADDFIIAMCNLIQRLTIDSLHIVGDIYDRGPGAHIIMDTLCNYHNFDIQWGNHDILWMGAASGNDSCIANVIRMSMRYGNLGTLEDGYGINLLPLATFAMDTYADDPCTIFMPKMNFADTNYNEKTLRLITQMHKAITIIQFKLEAEIIDRRPEFGMSNRKLLEKIDFERGVFVYEGKEYALRDTNFPTVDPADPYRLTDEERELVEKIHYSFMNSEKLKKHMRCLFTYGGMYLVSNSNLLYHASVPLNEDGSFKHVKIRGKEYWGRKLLDKADQLIRTAYFDEEGEDDKEFAMDYIWYMWCGPEAPLFDKDKMATFERYFLEDKEIQKEKKGYYYTLRNREDICDQILDEFGALGPHSHIINGHVPVKTIQGEQPMKANGKLFVIDGGFSKAYQPETGIAGYTLVYHSHGMQLVQHEPFQSRQKAIEEGLDIKSTNFVLEFNSQRMMVKDTDKGKELVTQIQDLKKLLVAYRIGLIKEKV, from the coding sequence ATGACTGCTCAAAGTAATATAACTCCTGAAAGCATAGTTGGCGATCTCCGCTACTTGCAGTTGCTTTCCCGGAGTTTTCCTACTATTGCCGATGCAAGTACGGAAATTATTAATCTGGAGGCTATCCTGAATCTGCCTAAAGGAACGGAGCATTTCTTGACAGACATACACGGTGAATACGAAGCCTTCCAACATGTGTTAAAGAATGCTTCGGGTGCGGTAAAACGCAAAGTGAACGAGATTTTCGGCAATACCCTGCGCGAAGCGGAGAAGAAAGAACTCTGCACGTTGATCTATTATCCGGAAGAGAAAATTCAGCTGGTAAAAGCCCGCGAGAAGGATCTGGACGACTGGTATCTGATCACTCTGAACCAGTTGGTGAAGGTTTGTCAGAATGTATCTTCCAAATATACCCGTTCCAAAGTTCGAAAATCCTTGCCCGCAGAGTTCTCTTACATCATTCAGGAATTACTGCACGAAACGTCTGTCGAGCCGAATAAGCACGCATATATCAATGTCATCATCAGCACCATAATCTCTACCAAGCGGGCGGATGACTTTATTATAGCCATGTGTAATCTGATTCAGCGTCTGACTATTGATTCTCTTCATATTGTGGGTGATATATACGACCGTGGTCCCGGAGCGCACATCATCATGGATACTTTGTGCAATTACCACAACTTCGACATTCAATGGGGCAACCACGATATCCTGTGGATGGGAGCCGCTTCCGGCAATGACAGTTGCATAGCCAACGTGATCCGTATGTCCATGCGCTACGGCAATCTGGGTACTCTTGAAGACGGTTATGGAATCAATCTGCTTCCTCTGGCAACTTTTGCCATGGATACTTATGCCGATGATCCGTGTACCATCTTTATGCCGAAGATGAATTTTGCCGACACCAATTACAATGAGAAGACTTTGCGTCTGATCACCCAGATGCACAAGGCGATTACGATCATCCAGTTTAAGCTGGAAGCTGAAATAATAGACCGTCGTCCGGAGTTCGGGATGAGTAACCGGAAGCTGTTGGAGAAGATCGATTTTGAGCGTGGAGTTTTTGTGTATGAAGGCAAAGAATATGCCCTGCGTGACACAAACTTTCCGACCGTAGACCCTGCCGATCCTTATCGACTGACCGACGAAGAACGGGAACTTGTGGAAAAGATTCACTATTCGTTTATGAATAGCGAGAAGTTGAAGAAGCACATGCGTTGCCTGTTTACGTATGGCGGAATGTATCTGGTTTCCAATTCCAATCTTCTTTATCATGCTTCGGTACCTTTGAATGAGGATGGCAGTTTCAAGCATGTCAAGATACGTGGCAAGGAGTATTGGGGACGCAAGTTGCTCGATAAGGCCGATCAGCTGATTCGTACTGCATACTTTGATGAAGAAGGAGAGGATGATAAAGAATTTGCGATGGACTATATCTGGTATATGTGGTGTGGTCCGGAAGCTCCTCTGTTTGATAAGGATAAGATGGCGACTTTCGAACGCTATTTTCTGGAAGACAAGGAGATACAAAAGGAAAAGAAGGGATATTACTACACGCTTCGCAATCGTGAAGATATCTGCGATCAGATATTAGATGAGTTCGGGGCATTGGGACCTCATTCTCATATCATCAATGGTCATGTGCCTGTAAAGACTATTCAAGGAGAACAGCCGATGAAGGCAAATGGCAAATTGTTCGTTATTGACGGAGGATTTTCCAAAGCCTATCAGCCGGAGACGGGAATTGCGGGCTATACGCTTGTTTACCATTCTCACGGGATGCAGTTGGTGCAGCACGAGCCGTTCCAGTCCAGGCAGAAAGCCATTGAAGAAGGGTTGGATATCAAGTCAACCAACTTTGTACTGGAGTTCAATTCGCAACGGATGATGGTGAAAGACACCGATAAAGGGAAGGAACTTGTGACGCAGATTCAGGATTTGAAGAAGTTGCTTGTGGCTTATCGCATCGGGTTGATTAAAGAGAAAGTATAA
- the gmd gene encoding GDP-mannose 4,6-dehydratase, giving the protein MKTALISGITGQDGSYLAEFLLQKGYEVHGILRRSSSFNTGRIEHLYFDEWVRDMKQKRTINLHYGDMTDSSSLIRIIQQVQPDEIYNLAAQSHVKVSFDVPEYTAEADAIGTLRMLEAVRILGLETKTRIYQASTSELFGKVQEVPQKETTPFYPRSPYGVAKQYGFWITKNYRESYGMFAVNGILFNHESERRGETFVTRKISLAAARIAQGEQDKLYLGNLDARRDWGYAKDYVECMWLILQHDVPEDFVIATGEMHTVREFATLAFKEAGIELRWEGEGVDEKGIDVATGKVLVEVDPKYFRPAEVEQLLGDPTKARTLLGWNPRKTSFGELVSIMVRHDMEKVRRMIATKH; this is encoded by the coding sequence ATGAAAACAGCCCTTATATCAGGCATCACCGGACAGGATGGTTCTTATCTTGCCGAATTTCTCTTGCAAAAAGGTTACGAAGTACACGGTATCCTCCGTCGTTCTTCCTCATTCAATACCGGACGTATCGAGCATTTGTACTTTGACGAATGGGTACGCGACATGAAACAGAAACGTACCATCAACCTGCACTACGGCGATATGACGGACTCCAGCTCACTGATCCGCATCATACAGCAGGTGCAACCGGATGAAATCTACAATCTGGCAGCGCAGAGTCATGTGAAGGTATCATTCGACGTGCCCGAATATACTGCCGAAGCAGACGCTATCGGCACACTGCGTATGCTCGAAGCCGTACGCATCCTGGGACTGGAAACGAAAACAAGGATATATCAGGCTTCCACCTCCGAGCTTTTCGGCAAGGTGCAGGAAGTTCCGCAGAAGGAGACGACTCCGTTCTATCCCCGCTCTCCCTACGGAGTGGCAAAGCAGTACGGCTTCTGGATCACCAAGAACTACCGTGAAAGCTATGGCATGTTTGCCGTTAACGGCATCTTGTTCAATCACGAAAGCGAACGTCGTGGCGAAACATTCGTTACCCGCAAGATTTCTCTCGCTGCCGCACGTATCGCGCAAGGCGAGCAGGACAAGCTGTATTTAGGTAATCTGGATGCCCGCCGTGACTGGGGGTATGCGAAAGATTACGTGGAATGTATGTGGCTGATTCTTCAGCATGACGTTCCGGAAGATTTCGTAATCGCCACCGGAGAGATGCACACCGTACGCGAATTTGCCACACTGGCATTCAAGGAGGCAGGCATCGAACTTCGTTGGGAAGGCGAAGGCGTGGACGAAAAGGGTATCGACGTGGCTACCGGAAAAGTATTGGTAGAGGTTGATCCCAAATATTTCCGTCCGGCAGAAGTGGAACAACTGTTAGGAGATCCTACCAAAGCCCGGACATTGCTGGGATGGAACCCAAGGAAGACATCGTTCGGAGAACTGGTAAGCATCATGGTGCGCCATGACATGGAAAAAGTAAGAAGAATGATCGCTACCAAGCACTAA
- a CDS encoding GDP-L-fucose synthase family protein, with protein MEKNAKIYVAGHHGLVGSAIWKNLQDKGYTNLIGRTHQELDLLDGVAVRRFFDEEQPEYVFLAAAFVGGIMANSIYRADFIYKNLQIQQNVIGESFRHNVRKLLFLGSTCIYPRDAEQPMKEEVLLTSPLEYTNEPYAIAKIAGLKMCESFNLQYGTNYIAVMPTNLYGPNDNFDLERSHVLPAMIRKIHLAHCLKEGDWEAVRKDMNQRPVEGVNGDSPKADILNILRKYGISETEVTLWGTGTPLREFLWSEEMADASVFVMEHVDFKDTYKEGDKDIRNCHINIGTGKEITIRQLAERIVETVGYQGKLTFDSSKPDGTMRKLTDPSKLHSLGWHHKIEIEEGVRRMYEWYLK; from the coding sequence ATGGAAAAGAATGCAAAAATCTATGTAGCAGGGCATCACGGTTTGGTGGGTTCTGCTATCTGGAAGAATTTACAGGATAAGGGATATACCAATCTGATCGGGCGTACGCATCAAGAACTGGATTTGCTCGACGGTGTAGCTGTCCGCCGTTTTTTCGACGAAGAGCAACCGGAGTATGTGTTTCTGGCTGCTGCATTCGTAGGCGGCATCATGGCAAACAGTATTTATCGTGCCGACTTCATTTATAAGAACCTGCAAATACAGCAGAACGTCATCGGTGAAAGTTTCCGTCATAACGTCCGGAAACTGCTGTTTCTGGGCAGCACCTGCATCTATCCGCGTGACGCCGAACAGCCGATGAAAGAAGAAGTCCTGCTGACTTCACCACTGGAATACACAAATGAGCCATACGCCATCGCCAAGATCGCCGGACTGAAAATGTGCGAGAGCTTCAACCTGCAATACGGCACGAATTACATCGCCGTGATGCCGACCAACTTATACGGTCCGAATGATAATTTTGACTTGGAACGCAGCCATGTCCTGCCTGCCATGATCCGTAAGATTCATCTTGCGCACTGTCTGAAGGAAGGAGACTGGGAAGCTGTCCGCAAGGATATGAACCAACGTCCTGTAGAAGGCGTCAATGGCGACAGCCCCAAGGCGGACATTCTGAATATCCTCCGCAAATACGGTATCAGCGAAACGGAAGTGACTCTGTGGGGCACGGGAACTCCCCTGCGCGAGTTTCTCTGGAGCGAAGAAATGGCCGACGCCAGTGTATTCGTAATGGAACACGTGGACTTCAAAGATACCTACAAAGAAGGTGACAAGGATATCCGCAACTGCCATATCAACATCGGAACGGGAAAGGAAATCACCATCCGCCAACTCGCCGAACGAATTGTAGAAACGGTAGGCTATCAAGGCAAACTAACCTTCGACAGCAGCAAACCGGACGGCACTATGCGCAAACTGACCGATCCGTCCAAACTACACTCTTTGGGATGGCATCACAAAATAGAAATAGAGGAAGGAGTACGGAGAATGTACGAATGGTACTTGAAATAA